The region TTTTGTATGTGGAGTAAAAGTTGaaagtagaaaatgagagttCATATTTGTTTGAGtactactgaagcacaaagagtcaaccgggacaccggatgccactagaccgcAAGGTCTTTGGCAGAAAATGAGAGTTTATATAGTATTTTTCAATTTGCAATTCTTACACTATTTTCTCTAcatttgcaattatataaaaaaaaacacaattaaaaataaaagttgaatagcaaggcaaattatgctatggacccgggtccacattgcaaggtggactcgagtctatgttaacaattttaaaattttatgttcacaaatttagaactttatattcacaattttaaatcttaatatacaaaattatattactcaatattcacaatttttgaactctatattcacaattttgttatatagattaaaaaattgtgttatactgttaacatagagttttgatactgttaacatagagttatgaaattgtgaacatagagttataaaattgtgaacatatagtcatgaaattgtgaatagtactgtcaaagcgggccgccccgccccattaggcccgcccCACCGCCGGCCTAATTTTTAGCGGACTTTTGCGGACCGACCCGTTAGGCTCACGGGCTAGGATTCATacaaccctagcccgccccacACGGGTTGGTGGGCCCCGCGGgctttttggatttttttatttattaaaaattatagtgTGTATACAaagtgtacacatgaatatatattcatgtgtacacgtACTGTACACATGATTATATATTCATGTGCATacgtgtacacatgaatataaatatatattcatgtgtacatgaatatatatttatattcatgtgtacaatgtgtgtatatatatataaattttttttttacttggtCCGCGGGTCGGCCCGCATTTTCGCgggcctattttttttttttttttttcatgaccctaaccTGCTCCACTACGGGGCAGGGGCGGGTCGGCCCGTGGGCTTCGGCCCATTTTGACCGCCCtaattgtgaacatggaattatgaaattgtgaatatgaagttaTAAAACTGTAAACATAGAGTCATGGAATTGTAAACATagatccaggtccaccttgaGGTGGACCCAAGGTGGACCCGGCATAACAACTGATTAACTTATAGTCTatagtataataattgaataattgattaaaattattCGTACTTATAATTTGGTCCGGGCAAATAATCCAAAACCTGCTACTGAACTACCGTTTAACATTTatccaaaaacaaaatcattaccaaacaattttttaatttaatttgtaccctaaaaaaatacggagtaaatctTTTTGTAATTAATAACACCAgcatttgctttcaaaaaaaaaaaaaaaaaccagcatttattattattattatctatttttttgtttgataacTTAGTTCTCTGGTTCATTGGATTATATTCTTATCctgatttttataaattcatCCCAAGTCTTTGAGGTAAATCTAATTTCAATATTGAACactaaattatacatttttgtGCAAAAAAGCTAAACCTCAACCAATCAACCCAAACCTAAATCTCCATTATTCACTACAAGAATAGAATTCTATCATATTgttggaaataaaattttaagtgcTGCTTCtcatatgtaaataaattattttaaatgtttgaTATTTTCTTTTGAGACCAAATGTTTGATAAATGTTGCTTTTTAAATGTTCGCTCTTTTTCAATACTGTACTACGCCTAGTCGCTTATACAGGTAAAACATGTAcggattttttaaaattaaaagttagcCTCATATCCTATTGAGAAAGTGGGAAACTTCCAATTTTGGGTATTAAAACCCCCAAAATTGCATCAAAAATTTCATCCCCTTCTTAGTAGTGAAGAAAAATTACAGAAACAAAGACGATGAAAATGGCCATTCaactcttctttcttttcactGTAACAGCGTGGGCTGTTATTGCCGCGCCCCATCCGCCGTACATTGAGCAGGCGGTGGAGATCCACCGCCTGCGGCCGCAGACGGGGTCCGCCGGCCACCGCATCCCGCAGATCGACTGCCTGAGCTGGCGTCTCGGCGTGGAGACAAACAATATCCGTGACTGGAAAATGGTCCCGTCCGACTGCGAAAACTACGTCGGCCATTACATGCTGGGAGAGCAGTACAGGGACGACTGCGAGATAGTCGCCGACGCCGCCATCGAGTACGCCAACGGCCTCACGCTCTCCGGCGACGGCAAGGACATTTGGGTCTTTGACATCGACGAGACTACCCTCTCTAACTTGCCTTACTATGCCCGCTCCGACGTCGCTTTTGGGTacgtaataattaattaatgtcgTGAATGcgactattttttatttttttttgaaaaatttcttCATTAAGAAAATCTCAGCTACAATTATTGTCCATATAAAATCATAACTTTATCTCAATAAGTCGATATGAGACAAACGAAGCAACAAGCTTCATCTTTGAGATGCCATAAACAAAATAGTAGGCTTCGTCTCTAGAATCTCAAAGTTCATCCATGAGATTTCACAGATGAAGCTTGTTGCTTTGTTCGTCTAACATTGAGATGAGATGATTTTATTTAgaagtaattaaaaattttaaacgaTGAAAAGGTNaaaaaaaaaaaaaaaaaccagcatttattattattattatctatttttttgtttgataacTTAGTTCTCTGGTTCATTGGATTATATTCTTATCctgatttttataaattcatCCCAAGTCTTTGAGGTAAATCTAATTTCAATATTGAACactaaattatacatttttgtGCAAAAAAGCTAAACCTCAACCAATCAACCCAAACCTAAATCTCCATTATTCACTACAAGAATAGAATTCTATCATATTgttggaaataaaattttaagtgcTGCTTCtcatatgtaaataaattattttaaatgtttgaTATTTTCTTTTGAGACCAAATGTTTGATAAATGTTGCTTTTTAAATGTTCGCTCTTTTTCAATACTGTACTACGCCTAGTCGCTTATACAGGTAAAACATGTAcggattttttaaaattaaaagttagcCTCATATCCTATTGAGAAAGTGGGAAACTTCCAATTTTGGGTATTAAAACCCCCAAAATTGCATCAAAAATTTCATCCCCTTCTTAGTAGTGAAGAAAAATTACAGAAACAAAGACGATGAAAATGGCCATTCaactcttctttcttttcactGTAACAGCGTGGGCTGTTATTGCCGCGCCCCATCCGCCGTACATTGAGCAGGCGGTGGAGATCCACCGCCTGCGGCCGCAGACGGGGTCCGCCGGCCACCGCATCCCGCAGATCGACTGCCTGAGCTGGCGTCTCGGCGTGGAGACAAACAATATCCGTGACTGGAAAATGGTCCCGTCCGACTGCGAAAACTACGTCGGCCATTACATGCTGGGAGAGCAGTACAGGGACGACTGCGAGATAGTCGCCGACGCCGCCATCGAGTACGCCAACGGCCTCACGCTCTCCGGCGACGGCAAGGACATTTGGGTCTTTGACATCGACGAGACTACCCTCTCTAACTTGCCTTACTATGCCCGCTCCGACGTCGCTTTTGGGTacgtaataattaattaatgtcgTGAATGcgactattttttatttttttttgaaaaatttcttCATTAAGAAAATCTCAGCTACAATTATTGTCCATATAAAATCATAACTTTATCTCAATAAGTCGATATGAGACAAACGAAGCAACAAGCTTCATCTTTGAGATGCCATAAACAAAATAGTAGGCTTCGTCTCTAGAATCTCAAAGTTCATCCATGAGATTTCACAGATGAAGCTTGTTGCTTTGTTCGTCTAACATTGAGATGAGATGATTTTATTTAgaagtaattaaaaattttaaacgaTGAAAAGGTTAGATGtatagtaattataaatataaataataatagaagaCACATAATAATAAGTTATAGTAACAAAATAACTAGAAGGTGATTTGGAGAAATGTTATTTGGTTCAATTGCACGTTTTAAATTTGTTGAAGgggttaattatattttttttaaaaaaattcaattgcttaatatattttcttgtaaagtttaatggttaatttatttcttatatactctatttgtcccattttatttaTCCTACTTTTAGTtaaacaattctttcttctttgtttatttttctttagtattttctacttatttttaaatttaatttttttgtatttaataatgctgtagtttttaaatatataaattttgtatactaatattatacttaatattatgaaaaaattgaattaagaaTAACAtctcattaattaaattatacactTTTAATCCGGACAAATGCATCTTTCAAATTAATATGGTGGATTTGGATTTGAATTCAGGGCCATAGCTTATAACTCAACCAAGTTTAACGAATGGGTGAGCGAGGCAAAGTCGCCGGCGATTCCGGCGAGTCTCCGGTTGTACAACGTCTTACTCTCTTTGGGGATTAGGCCGGTATTCCTAACAGGAGTAAGAGAGGTACAGAGAGAAGCTAGAACCACTAATCTACTCCAAGCCGGTTATCAAAATTGGGAAAAGCTAATTCTCAAGTAAGTACATACAGTGAAACGAACATGTGTTTTACAGcagagatttttttatttttattttttgtcataccAGCACTTTTAATTCCTTACCATACTAATTTCTGTTCGTACCTAATCGATCCAATTAAAGAATAAAGTGTTGATCAGATTAGTTTTTCCATACAAGAAGTTTTGATTTTACATTTCTGGTAATTGGATGAAtgtgttataaataaatatattagggGAGTGAATGAAAGTGGGTCAGGTGCTGTGTTCAAGTCCGGGAAGAGGACGGAGCTGGTGAACGCCGGATATAGGATCGTGGGGAACATGGGAGACCAATGGAGTGATCTGCTCGGACCGGACGCCGGAGATCGGACGTTTAAGGTACCGGATCCAATGTACTACATTGGGTGAAATGGAATAGTAAATCTTGGGCAAATTTAAGGATTTAATGCCATAAATACATATGTACTTCATCTCATCATCTAAATCACTTGGCATGAATTGAATTAGTCTTGATATACTGTGGCTAATCACGGAGCCAATCTTAATAAGATTATAAGGAGAATAAAAGTTATGTCTGTGTAATAATGTGAATTGATAATAATGGCatattttgaatgatttattgTACAATAATAAGATACATACTTTTAAAGttatcacttttaattttttacttttctatttATGTATAAACTTTAATAACAGAATATTTGGTTAACTGCTTATTATtctttaacttactcattgcgCTATTCATATAAGGAATGTCTTATGTAGTTACGTTCGAATGGTTgatataattgttgaacatatattatattatgaataagttAGAgtataatctaaaaaaaataattacacatcacaaaatattttttaacattttaataataataataataaaagcaacaacaataataagacGATgggcattttgtttttatattattattattattttaattaagtgtcaattttgttattttttctattattttataaactattttcttatttgtagtaagaattaaaatataataatatttattttgaaaggtcataagcttattttgaaatgctacatGCCATagagtttcaaaataagctattattttaaagagaaaattgcAAGCTAAGTTTGGTTCCTGAGTAATACCCAAGTttcgactcagtccctgagttatgactgtatccatttttagtccctcagttattcgctcATTTGGTCACCGATCGTTAAAATtgacggaaaaattaaaaaatatttaaaatttgagtggTAAAGTAGGGAATTCACATTTTATTGTCTTTTtgatatcaaaaccactttcacaacattatttttcacttcttagcctccaCTTTCAcaacattaattattttttcacttcttagtctcttatttcaagattcttcaattattAAAGCATTTCAAGTCTCCACTCTCAcaacattaattatttttcacttcttagactcttatttcaagattcttcaattataaaaatatttcaataactttagtatAACTTGTTAGGAActtgactctcgtataacaaactaaTCTACTCCAAGCCGGTTATCAGGTTATCATAATTGGGAAAAGCTAATTCTCAAGTAAGTACATAATTGGGTCTTACTTTCTTTATTAAAGACAACACggagtaattatatatatgcatgtgaaAATAGTAAACACtttacattaaaaaacaaaacgtTCTCTTTGGGATTGGGACCCACCACACTTGCTAGTTGCTTTCCCTCATTTAATTAggattgtattttttattttttttgaaaacaattgtattttttattattgtttctcCCTAAAAGATTATTCCAATCATAAGGGTCCACACGTCTCAACCCAACAGAATATCTAAAACCCCAACAGAAAATCTTAAAAGAtgtaaatcataataattatgcTGAACACATACAAATGTTAAACTTTTACTTAATTATTGCTTACAAGGAGTCCATCTTATAATTATTctactatatttttattattgttcaTATAACATAACATGCACGTGAAGTGTGCACGGATTTGTTTATTACTAAGTTTCACTGtataatttctaatggaaaatgACCATTTTGGGTTTATGGGTTATTATTTAAACCCCAAAACGCATCAAATTCTTCATTCTCTCTTTGGCTTTCACTACCCCTATTAGTCAAAAATGAGGAAACCCATTATTCCACTCTTCTTTCTTGTCGCCGTAACGGCGTGGGCCGTTACTGCCACGGAGCAGTCAAAGAACATCAGGCAGGTGGTGGAAATCCACCGCCTGCGGCCGCAGACGGGGTCCGCCGGCCACCGCGTCCCGCAGATCGACTGCCTGAGCTGGCGTCTCGGGGTGGAGACAAACAATATCCGTGACTGGAAACTTGTCCCGTCCGAGTGCGAAAACTACGTGGGTCACTACATGCTCGGCCAGCAGTACCGGGACGACTGCGAGGTAGTCGCCGAAGCCGCCATCGAGTACGCCAACGGCCTCACGCTCTCCGGCGACGGCAAGGACATTTGGGTCTTTGACATTGACGAGACTACCCTCTCTAACTTGCCTTACTATGCTCGCTCCGACGTAGCTTTCGGGTACGTAACAACCTACTAACGTAAAAATCAACAATGCAATAAAGGACAACCTCAGTCAAATTGATCAGACTGTTGTCTTACTAACTACAATGTTATGATTTTTAACGAGAGTGAAATATTTATCTTCTTAACTTGAGTTAGTTAGTAATAGGCAAATTCAGTACACACTCTGAAGTGATGATagatttttcttgtttaatttaatgATGATGCGACAAGTTTAATGTCTCATAATAAATACGTTAGTTGTGTTTCAGGGCTGTACCTTATAACGATACCAAGTTTGACGAATGGGTGAACGAGGGGAAAGCGCCGGCGATTCCGGCGAGTCTCCGGTTGTATAACACGGTACTCTCTTTGGGGATTAAACCCGTTTTCCTAACCGGAACAAAAGAAGCATTCCGAGAAGTTAGAACCGCTAATCTGAAGGAAGCTGGTTACTATAACTGGGAAAAGCTAATCCTCAAGTAAGTCAAAATTAAAactatcaattttattttattttatttgcttttCATTATACCATGTATACAATGGAGTTAAAGGACAAACTCAGTCAAGTTAACTAGATTGTTGACCTGGTATATaactacaaaattacaaatttgactcTGACTTATAgagattaaaaaatgaaatgtgTGTTATTTTGTAGGGGAGTGAATGATACAGGGTCGGCTGTGGAGTACAAGTCCGGTAAGAGGACGGAGCTGGTGAACGCCGGATATAAAATTGTGGGGAACATCGGAGACCAGTGGAGTGATCTTCTCGGAGTGGACGTCGGAGATCGGACGTTTAAGCTGCCGGATCCAATGTACTACATTGGTTGAATGGATTATTCTGATCTGATCTTGGGCACCAGTTCATATgccataaataattaaatgtaCTGTGTTACTTATTTTATCTACTGCGTAAAGACAACGAAAGTCGGTCCAATCCTATTGTGTTTTTATGACGTGGAACTTGCCAATTCGATTGTCCGACTCCAAATAATTGTAACCAATTCAATGTACGTTTTTCCGATGAAGCCATATGGCATAACGAACtttcaatacttttttttttttttcaattacatTGCATTCCTGCCGTTCCACAATTGTTATAGGATGGACCAGAATTTATATTGTATTGTGAACTCTAATAGAAAAATTCTATACCTTCAATTAACTTGTATTTACAGTTAACTATTTcagtacatgtaaacaaataactaaataattacatgtacaaaaactatCAATTGCATGTACAGAAAATGTATCAATTACATATACaaaatctgaaggttatttttgaacCAAGGTCTACGATGCAAGATAGACcatggtctatggtataatttgccagcgCATTCATAGCCTTTAGTTCCTTTATCAAGAATCATCATCAAATTAAAGGATGTAAATCCGAGTTGCATGAGTAGTCTTTTAGTCAAGTCTCATATTTTACTGGGCGCACAAGGAATCCAACTATGTCGCCTCCCGCTGTGACTTGAGATCAAATTATCAACCACGCACTATGTTACTTTCGGGGcaacttttaatcttttttgttATCCATGACATGATCAAATTGTCTAAAGGGTGTGTAAGGATAAATTTCACTCTTGTGCATTAAAAAGACTCTATGTGATATATTTGATCAATAAGAATATAGAATATTGACTTGACAGGAGTAGAAAAATCATATTCCATTCACTTGATTATCATATTCCAATCCATTTTGTTTACACTTTCGGGCTCTGAAAAAAAAGAGTCGCATATCATCATGCATCAACCTTTACATACTAAAATACTCCTATGGTGGACACCATC is a window of Ipomoea triloba cultivar NCNSP0323 chromosome 11, ASM357664v1 DNA encoding:
- the LOC115996179 gene encoding acid phosphatase 1-like isoform X2, with translation MKMAIQLFFLFTVTAWAVIAAPHPPYIEQAVEIHRLRPQTGSAGHRIPQIDCLSWRLGVETNNIRDWKMVPSDCENYVGHYMLGEQYRDDCEIVADAAIEYANGLTLSGDGKDIWVFDIDETTLSNLPYYARSDVAFGAIAYNSTKFNEWVSEAKSPAIPASLRLYNVLLSLGIRPVFLTGVREVQREARTTNLLQAGYQNWEKLILKGVNESGSGAVFKSGKRTELVNAGYRIVGNMGDQWSDLLGPDAGDRTFKVPDPMYYIG
- the LOC115996178 gene encoding acid phosphatase 1-like, producing the protein MRKPIIPLFFLVAVTAWAVTATEQSKNIRQVVEIHRLRPQTGSAGHRVPQIDCLSWRLGVETNNIRDWKLVPSECENYVGHYMLGQQYRDDCEVVAEAAIEYANGLTLSGDGKDIWVFDIDETTLSNLPYYARSDVAFGAVPYNDTKFDEWVNEGKAPAIPASLRLYNTVLSLGIKPVFLTGTKEAFREVRTANLKEAGYYNWEKLILKGVNDTGSAVEYKSGKRTELVNAGYKIVGNIGDQWSDLLGVDVGDRTFKLPDPMYYIG